The following is a genomic window from Spirosoma foliorum.
TCACTGGATACAACGGTAAGCGTTCTGACGGGCTATCTGGCGAATATGGCCCTACCCCGCGCTGGTGAATTTATCCGCTGCGGAACACTGTATCGGCTATCGGCAGTACCCGTCAATGTTAGTTTTGGCGCAGTTGTCGCCGAACGGCTCTTCGATTTGTTGATGCTGGTGTTATTGCTGGCAGCTACGTTTGTTCTGGAGTTTGATCGTATCAGTCAATTCTTTCTCGAATTTCTGGGTGGTAAGCTCCCCAAAGGCTCTAGTGGCTCAGGGATATTACTGCTGGCAGGGGCCGTACTGTTAGGCGGTGCATTACTTGCCTGGTTTCTGTTCAACCGTTACCGGGAAGCACTGGGTCGTCATCCCTTATATCAAAAGGTCAGCGGTTTTCTAAAAGGGTTGCTAGACGGTCTGCTCAGCGTTCGAAAAATACACAGACCTGGCGCTTTTGTATTTCATACATTGCTCATCTGGACAATGTATTACTTAATGTCGTATACCCTGTTTTTTGCCATGCCTGCCACCGAAAACCTCGGCCCATTGGCTGGGTTAACGATTCTTATGGTTGGCACGC
Proteins encoded in this region:
- a CDS encoding lysylphosphatidylglycerol synthase transmembrane domain-containing protein — protein: MNLKNILKYLVSLSIAGGLLWFTFQQSHLDAAGLWQKIKAADYRWVLLSAVLTLVAHWSRAERWRILLEPVVPQRPTSLDTTVSVLTGYLANMALPRAGEFIRCGTLYRLSAVPVNVSFGAVVAERLFDLLMLVLLLAATFVLEFDRISQFFLEFLGGKLPKGSSGSGILLLAGAVLLGGALLAWFLFNRYREALGRHPLYQKVSGFLKGLLDGLLSVRKIHRPGAFVFHTLLIWTMYYLMSYTLFFAMPATENLGPLAGLTILMVGTLGMAAPTPGGIGSFHLLVGQVALLYGLTTQDGQILATFIHGVSTLMIIILGVLALLVVLLRRNKTTELPDVLDDPKAVKLEP